The proteins below come from a single Streptomyces tubercidicus genomic window:
- a CDS encoding GPW/gp25 family protein has protein sequence MSEQFVGAGWSFPLRTDAGGGIALARREREIEESIRLVLATAPGERPMRPEFGCAVHDMVFAPVNEATAGRIRYEVRSSLDRWEPRIEVQDVEVSPAPDDPSVLFIDVRYSVRGTNNPRSLVFPFYVIPSTESPASASSASTESEA, from the coding sequence ATGAGTGAACAGTTCGTCGGCGCGGGCTGGAGCTTCCCGCTGCGTACGGACGCGGGCGGCGGTATCGCGCTGGCCCGCCGCGAGCGCGAGATCGAGGAGTCGATCCGGCTCGTCCTCGCCACCGCGCCCGGTGAGCGGCCGATGCGGCCGGAGTTCGGCTGCGCCGTGCACGACATGGTCTTCGCTCCGGTCAACGAGGCGACGGCCGGGCGCATCCGCTACGAGGTGCGGTCCTCGCTCGACCGCTGGGAGCCGCGTATCGAGGTCCAGGACGTCGAGGTGAGCCCGGCGCCCGACGATCCGTCCGTGCTGTTCATCGATGTGCGCTACAGCGTCCGCGGCACCAACAACCCGCGCAGCCTCGTCTTCCCCTTCTATGTGATCCCGTCCACGGAATCCCCCGCCTCCGCGTCCTCTGCGTCGACCGAAAGCGAAGCCTGA
- a CDS encoding VgrG-related protein, with protein sequence MSEKTYTSVLYAEIGGTPLPDKLAALLISGWVDSSVNVPSTFELTFSDSGSDILKTFPKIKVGAKAVLSPFTDGRRGKPMLTGEVTALEVDADASGKYLVVRGYDPGHRLLRNRRVAGYPNMTASDIVRRLAGLNRLSLGKVEATRTVYELATQPNITDWDFLTRLAQENDVHLSFDPQGKLQFGKLAPAASAPADSTPAAQSPYVLEFGHNAMHSRIAVTAAGQVSKAGARGWDMRAKRALSAQSPATTSKDIVADITPATLSKPFGQAELTATDTPFTTQAQVTHAARALADDVAGSFAELEVAVTGNPDLKPGLPVALKGAGFPFEGKYTATGVRHVFESGRQFTSWLTVSGRQFRSLYGLASGGAEAAPPMPGVAMALVSNAKDPLRLGRVRLRFPWLSDTYESDWCRVAQLGGVRGGGLILPEVGDEVLCAFDRGSLEHPYVLAGLYNGRDKPTRQTDGLPAVDPTSGRINWRSLTSRSGHTVELVDAKTRMKSGIRLQTGNGRMTVHMDEARTSVTIRSDGSVSITGTRNVSIKAGGNLSLTAGGSLTMSAGGAVDIKAGAKFGVAAGGVADINATGAISLKSAGAVAVNSVGAVSVSAVGAVAVNAGAAAAINSPATVTLNAPAVLRNGIPF encoded by the coding sequence ATGAGTGAGAAGACGTACACCAGCGTCCTGTACGCCGAGATCGGCGGCACGCCGCTGCCCGACAAGCTCGCCGCCCTCCTCATCTCGGGCTGGGTGGACTCCAGCGTCAATGTGCCGTCCACTTTTGAGCTCACCTTCAGCGACTCGGGATCGGACATCCTGAAGACCTTCCCGAAGATCAAGGTCGGCGCGAAGGCGGTGCTGTCGCCGTTCACGGACGGGCGGCGCGGTAAGCCCATGCTGACCGGCGAGGTCACCGCGCTCGAAGTGGACGCGGACGCGAGCGGCAAGTACCTGGTCGTACGGGGCTATGACCCGGGGCACCGGCTGCTGCGCAACCGCCGCGTCGCGGGCTACCCCAATATGACCGCGAGCGACATCGTGCGCCGTCTCGCCGGCCTCAACAGGCTCTCCCTGGGCAAGGTGGAGGCCACCCGCACCGTCTACGAGCTGGCCACCCAGCCCAACATCACCGACTGGGACTTCCTGACCCGTCTCGCCCAGGAGAACGACGTCCATCTCTCCTTCGACCCGCAGGGCAAGCTGCAGTTCGGCAAGCTCGCCCCGGCCGCGTCGGCGCCCGCCGACAGCACTCCGGCCGCGCAGAGCCCGTACGTCCTGGAGTTCGGCCACAACGCGATGCACAGCCGGATCGCGGTCACCGCCGCCGGGCAGGTCAGCAAGGCGGGTGCGCGCGGCTGGGACATGCGGGCCAAGCGTGCGCTGTCCGCGCAGTCCCCGGCCACGACGAGCAAGGACATCGTCGCGGACATCACGCCCGCGACGCTCAGCAAGCCCTTCGGCCAGGCCGAACTGACCGCCACGGACACACCGTTCACCACCCAGGCCCAGGTCACCCATGCCGCGCGCGCCCTTGCCGACGATGTGGCGGGCTCCTTCGCGGAGCTGGAGGTGGCGGTCACCGGGAATCCGGACCTGAAGCCGGGCCTGCCCGTGGCGCTCAAGGGTGCCGGTTTTCCCTTCGAGGGGAAGTACACGGCGACCGGTGTCCGCCATGTCTTCGAGTCCGGGCGGCAGTTCACCAGCTGGCTGACCGTCTCGGGGCGGCAGTTCCGGTCGCTGTACGGGCTCGCGTCCGGTGGCGCGGAGGCGGCGCCGCCCATGCCGGGTGTGGCGATGGCGCTGGTCAGCAATGCCAAGGACCCGCTGCGGCTGGGCCGGGTCAGGCTGCGCTTCCCCTGGCTGTCGGACACGTACGAGAGCGACTGGTGCCGGGTCGCGCAGCTGGGCGGGGTGCGGGGCGGCGGGCTGATCCTGCCCGAGGTCGGCGACGAGGTGCTGTGCGCCTTCGACCGGGGTTCGCTGGAGCATCCGTACGTGCTGGCCGGGCTCTACAACGGCCGGGACAAGCCGACGCGGCAGACGGACGGCCTGCCCGCCGTCGACCCGACCAGCGGCCGGATCAACTGGCGCTCGCTGACCTCGCGCAGCGGTCACACGGTGGAGCTGGTGGACGCCAAGACCCGGATGAAGAGCGGCATCCGGCTGCAGACCGGCAACGGCCGGATGACCGTACACATGGACGAGGCGCGCACCAGCGTCACCATCCGCAGTGACGGTTCCGTCTCCATCACAGGGACCCGGAACGTGAGCATCAAGGCGGGCGGCAATCTGTCGCTGACCGCGGGCGGCTCGCTGACGATGAGCGCCGGCGGCGCGGTCGACATCAAGGCGGGCGCGAAGTTCGGTGTCGCGGCGGGTGGTGTGGCGGACATCAACGCGACCGGCGCCATCAGCCTCAAGTCGGCCGGCGCGGTGGCCGTCAACTCGGTCGGCGCGGTCTCCGTCAGCGCGGTCGGCGCGGTGGCCGTCAACGCGGGCGCCGCGGCGGCCATCAACTCACCGGCCACGGTCACGCTGAACGCACCGGCCGTGCTGCGCAACGGCATTCCCTTCTAG
- a CDS encoding LysM peptidoglycan-binding domain-containing protein, with amino-acid sequence MREVPEVAAPTGGKAGASLVRAALAIHQPPTDLGGSIGGRIGEVEFQFNPTQLQLGREAEWHTQAAVAYTRGAPPKFTGTRPATLQLEVFLDASGTPNSGKVQKQIELLLSCCEVTAQSVNSKRPSPPWVRFSWGSFNTVQFVAYVTSVSATYTLFNPTGEPIRATCTLSLTEVAMPTKGQNPTSGALSARRIHRTVAGDSLASLAWREYGDATRWRVIAEANEIDDPMRLRPGTELLLPAADEEHPEGQAPSRPAHSPAGHPTSQEAAR; translated from the coding sequence ATGCGGGAGGTGCCTGAGGTGGCCGCCCCGACCGGCGGGAAGGCGGGCGCAAGCCTCGTACGGGCCGCCCTCGCGATCCATCAGCCCCCCACCGACCTCGGCGGCTCCATCGGCGGCCGGATCGGTGAGGTGGAGTTCCAGTTCAATCCGACCCAGTTGCAGCTCGGGCGGGAGGCGGAGTGGCACACCCAGGCAGCGGTGGCGTATACGCGGGGCGCGCCGCCCAAGTTCACCGGCACCCGGCCCGCGACGCTCCAGCTGGAGGTGTTCCTGGATGCCTCCGGCACGCCGAATTCCGGCAAGGTGCAGAAGCAGATCGAACTGCTGCTGTCCTGCTGTGAGGTGACGGCGCAGAGCGTCAATTCCAAGCGGCCGTCGCCGCCTTGGGTGCGGTTCTCCTGGGGGTCGTTCAACACGGTGCAGTTCGTGGCGTATGTGACGAGCGTCAGCGCCACCTACACCCTCTTCAACCCCACCGGCGAGCCGATCCGCGCCACCTGCACGCTGTCCCTGACCGAGGTGGCCATGCCCACCAAGGGGCAGAACCCCACCTCCGGTGCGCTCTCGGCACGCCGGATCCACCGCACGGTCGCGGGTGATTCGCTCGCCTCGCTGGCCTGGCGGGAGTACGGGGACGCGACCCGCTGGCGGGTGATCGCGGAGGCGAACGAGATCGACGATCCGATGCGGCTGCGGCCGGGCACCGAGCTGCTGCTGCCCGCCGCCGACGAAGAACATCCCGAGGGCCAGGCGCCGAGCCGTCCCGCGCACAGTCCCGCCGGCCATCCCACCAGCCAGGAGGCCGCCCGATGA
- a CDS encoding phage tail protein, with translation MPQAQDPGSTVFFKLTIDGQDLGLFNGCDGLASEVEVEQRQEGGNNGFVWQLPTRVTFSTIRLTRPLTADTARVAAWISSLATGISRPTAQIAALRADGSVVAQWGLVEVLPVRWQGPSLDPASPGVATETLEIAHHGFTDAGGA, from the coding sequence ATGCCCCAGGCCCAGGACCCCGGTTCCACCGTCTTCTTCAAGCTGACCATCGACGGCCAGGACCTCGGTCTGTTCAACGGCTGTGACGGGCTGGCCTCCGAGGTGGAGGTGGAGCAGCGGCAGGAGGGCGGCAACAACGGTTTCGTCTGGCAGTTGCCGACCCGCGTGACGTTCTCCACGATCCGGCTCACCCGTCCTCTCACCGCCGACACCGCCCGTGTGGCCGCCTGGATCTCGTCGCTCGCGACCGGCATCAGCCGGCCCACCGCGCAGATCGCCGCGCTCCGCGCCGACGGTTCGGTGGTCGCGCAGTGGGGGCTGGTGGAGGTGCTGCCGGTGCGCTGGCAGGGGCCGAGTCTGGACCCGGCGAGCCCGGGGGTGGCGACCGAGACGCTGGAGATCGCGCACCACGGTTTCACCGATGCGGGAGGTGCCTGA
- a CDS encoding DUF6760 family protein produces MTYATGRIEEEVAYLAYHFHWGIDDILDLEHADRRAYVSQIAALVERAEGKQ; encoded by the coding sequence GTGACGTACGCGACCGGGCGTATCGAAGAGGAAGTCGCCTATCTCGCCTACCACTTCCACTGGGGCATCGACGACATCCTCGACCTCGAACACGCCGACCGGCGCGCGTACGTGTCACAGATCGCCGCCCTGGTGGAGCGGGCTGAAGGGAAGCAGTGA